The following nucleotide sequence is from Megalops cyprinoides isolate fMegCyp1 chromosome 19, fMegCyp1.pri, whole genome shotgun sequence.
GGGACATGTACCCGGTGACGGTGGGGGGGAAGCTGGTGGGCACCATGTGCGCCATTGCCGGAGTGCTGACCATCTCACTGCCTGTGCCGGTCATCGTCTCCAACTTCAGTTACTTTTACCACCGGGAGACGGAGTGCGAGGACACGACAGAGTACACCCATGTGAGCACCTCgctgtgggaggaggaggaggacgatgaGGAGCAGGAAGGGGACGGCAGTTACCTGCCCCTGGAAGAGGGCTACGGGGGCATCTGTGTCCCTCTGAATGGAGCTTTGCTTGGGGGACTATGcgtggggcaggggggagaacagagagggggCAATGTGTACCTCAGGCAGCCCTTGGTGACCCAGGTTTAAGGTAAAGAACAAACACAGGTGCCGGAACAAATATAGTATTTTATCTGTGTTTAACAGCGAAATACTGCAAAGAAATAAGTGCAATTTTTACCCACTCGCTGACTGGGCTTGTTTGCACACTGATAATGGTACACAGAGCACATAAAGAGTGAATATAAGGGCAGTGGAGATGACAATACATGttggagagaagaaagagaaagagacaaagagagggaacTGTATTGCtacattacaatgaaaaaataaaagatccTCGTAGAAATTCTCATATAAGTCATATCACAAACACGCAAAATAAAGCAATGACATTGACAGGGGGAGAAAGTTTATAGTcttaatttcatatttactcaattcattcatttattatcaAATTGGTAGATTTGAACTTAAGTGACTGTATATTTATTAAAGAGCTAAAATGGAATGTTTATCTTAAATGAATTGGTGTGCCATTATGGTGGAGTTATCATTTGTTATAACCACTTGTATATCATTATTTACCATTGTAACTGATAGCTCCTGTTGTTCACTGTTTGATTTGGGTGCACAGATGAAGTTATAGTCCCATGTATTCCTTGGTACTGAAAACTTTGTTCTGGGGAAGGCATATGGATTTAAATGGTTTGAGACACACGTCTTTAATGAGAGTATATTTGTATCTGTGGGCTGatttttgttgtacttttaccatatacagtatcagttaaaattttggacacacctgattaaaataatgggaaactgGCATTCAAAGAcgttttgatctaaagacttgcacttaaatgcttgaaatttgtttgttagacAAATGTAGATAGTGAAGTTGGTggctatgtatgaatttctttaaaaaaattcatttaaaaaatatttttggttacctctaaaatatctaaaatatagataattttatttaacacatttttggtcactgtctttactattattctaaaatgtggaaaatagttaGAATAAAGtaaaaacccttctatgagtaggtgtgtccaaactacTGGTGCTGTAGATCTCCACATCCCACCATGATGCTTCAGGTTACCAAAGACACATGTTATGGAGCTGTactctactgtactgtaccatatcatgtatgtttttctgaCTCCAGCCATACTGTAATTCACGTGGAtactctgcattttctgtgaatAATTTTGCAGGCAATATAAGAgggaatgtgtatgtgtatgtgtgtgtgtgtgtgtgtgtgtgtgtgtgtgtgtgtgtgtgtgtgtgtgtgtgtgtgtgtgtgtgcccaagcatacacacacacacacacacacacacacacagtgttttcagtgtttataaatatttgtatgtatacaataaataatattctATTGGTTACTGATGACAAGCATTTATCCACCTGACTTTGATcattaaaatctattttattgCAATAAGAGAAAAATATGCTTCATATTCCTGCTACCCTAAGACAACACAACACTAGAGCAGCACTAACAAATGTAATAGCATTACAGGGCAACACACAGATATTAATAAATACTAGTAACAGCAATAAAAGCTAGAAAAAGTCTATTGTAGCTTTCACTTTTATTAGCTATCAaattgtatgtaaaatatactgACATGCTTGTTACATGGCTTTGCACACTAAATTAACATTTTCTCTATGTCAGTCCTATATCCACATGTTTTATTGTCCATTAACAATAACATTTGGTAATGGCACAGCagtaaataatgaaagaaattcatagttgaaaaaaaaacatgtgatgGGTAATTGAGTTCTTTTCCTCCGTCCAAGTTAACATTACCTACTGAGGAATCCTGGGCTGAGCACAGAGTCAATCCGAGCCAGCTCCATTCCGAACGGGTCGTCAGATTCCACATCCATTTTGTCTTTAATCTGTTGAAGATTTTCCCTcggtctctcttctctccccacCCCTGCAAACAGCTGATTTTTCACAGGCAGGAACTGTGAGAATGGTGGGGTGTGTTTCTGACCTGACTGCTTTAATGgaagggaaacaggaagtcCGTGGTGCGGTGAAAGGAAAAGAGTGTATCCATCTGCCAGCAGCAGTTCTCTGAAGGTGCAGTCTGCCTCTGTGTAACTCCgctgaggaaaaacaacatcaataaCAAACATTGGCTCAGTTCAGAGTGGTTATCATTCAAAGAGTGTGTATTTCatggtttttggagtcatttgTACAAAGCTATTTAtatattgttgtattttatgcTTCACCTGTCCCCTCAGATGTCCAGCGCTGTCCACACATAGGTAGAGGGATGTTGATACCCCCTTAATTACTGTTTCACCTGCTCTCACTGATCTAAACTCCAGCAGACCTGTGACATGCACATACTCATTAATCACCAAGTATGATCTTTTAACCATGACAGACCAGTAGCACATGACTCAACTAACTAAAGAAATCAAAGCCTTGTGAAATGGGTACACACAAGTATGACTGGTGTTACTCAGTAATATAGCCCAATTTTCTGATAGTATTAAAAGGGATAGACATGTACTAATTAGacaatttgatttgattgagtTTACCAATTACCACATTTCCATTTAGCTGCAAACTGCTATGGTCAGCAGGAGTCGCCCCCAGTAAAGCTGGAATAGGCCATCACCATGGGCACTGCCAATCACTGGGGGCACcgtgtcgtttttttttttttagtaaggCAGCTGCCCATAATGCTAAATTTCCAGCACCATCCCTAACACTCAGGATGTGAACAAACTTTAGTCAGTGGTAAAAGTTAATGGActattaaaatcataaaatcaaataatcTCATCATGTGATTTTATGTTTATAAACTATTTTATACTATCAACTACagacatgttatacatttatcaaaaaaaatattaatcactGAAACACgcacattattaaaatggaacattattaaactacattattcAATTAAAATAGTAGTAACAAATAAAGACTGACACATACCACTGTAAACCACCCACCCTAATAAAAACTAATTGGGCATTCAGCCAGCCTTATCTAAGTACAAGTGCACAGACTTAGCCACTTTTAGGCAACAGCTGGAGTGTTAAACAAGTCAACAGCAGCATGCATGTTTAGTATGTCTgtattgaaatttaaaatgactaTAAAATGGGAAGTAACTCACTGTTTGCAGTCTGGATGGGAGTCCCCCGCACTGAGCCATCAGGGGCTATCTCCAGAAACAGCCCTTGTCTTttattctctgaaaaacaggttcacTTTACAATCGAGCTAAGCAACCTGTTATCTTGATAAGAACACAGATGCTATTGGCCCagcttctgaaaaaaaacaaattgttatTAATAGCTCGTACTACCAATTAATAGCACGCATCTCAATACTACAGCCCTTTATAGTAATTGTGTTCCTACACTGTCTGCTAACATTGCAACAGCAATTACAGCATTCAGCAATAGCAATACTATCACTGCTACTCCGACAGattatagtaaaaaaaaatacctgtgTAGAGATGTCTTTCTCTGACTTGATCACTGAAGGATAAAAGTGGACTTTGGCCAGGAACATAAAAACAAAGGGAGAAGGGAACGAGGAagacaaagaggcagagatTGCAAGTGAATgaacagaaagaagagagaggcaTTTCAGAGGTGAAAGAGAGGCAGGACTGTATAGGCACAAAGAAAgctgaaacaaagaaaaggcTGGAatggaaaaccaaaaaaagaaggatATTGGTCTCCACTTCTCACAATTTAGAATCCTTCTCACAATTtagaaacagcaaaataaaaaaaatatagatttagatttttaaataagatTATTTTGCTGTATAATATGCTATCCTTGATTTTAAAAGTTCTGTACACACTCACAATAGATAAATAGTGAAATAAGTAAACACATACAGGTGGATAAAAATAATATCAGTCAAGTGAATCCATCCAAAATATTCCCAGGCAGTGCTGGTGGGAAACCTTATATAGGTCAGTTATAGGTAGGGAACTATGTGGGAAGATTAATGAAAGACAACGGAAATTAATATGACAATTTACATTGATAATGTTAATTGTTACCAATAAGTGTTATTACATTGCTCTGtgtaaatgtcaaatttaatgCAGTCAGGTGGATTCCTTCCGGCAGAGAAGCTTAAATGTCACTTCACTGAAGCTTTATCTTTACTGTGACGAGCACAGTTGATTACATTCTTAAGGGAACAGCGGCTAGCTTTTCATTAACTTTTATGATGATATTAAAGGATTGTTTACACTCCAAGCTACATTCACAAGCTACTTTTACTTATTCTAATGAAGGACATACTATAAGGAAGATGATTTTCTGCTATAAGACTGCAGAAGTAGCAATTAGAATTACATTACAGGAATCATTGtaaattatacaaaaatatagCAATTTGTATCACACTACCCCTCCGAATGCTGCTTCTCACAGCATTAGAATGAGCCCTGGTTTCTGGCGGGAATAGTGATGAAATTAAGGTCTTCTGAGTTGCGCTGCATGCGGGGCCAAGGCACACACAGggaatgctgtttttaatctcAATGCGTCACCCACCAGGGTGTGCCACGGCAGAGTAAGGTACGCAGTGACACACATCAGTGACACTGGATCAAGCGTGCTGTTTATGAATTAACTGATGATGTCGCCCACtggaatgaaatgtttcagacaAGCTTCATGCCATGTAGCTAATCAGCAATTAAATATAAGCTAAATGTCTCACTTGTGTGGGGTCCCAGGATTCCTTCTGGAGTAGCTGAAATTGAAAACGTGCTGAAACATGCCGAATGCGAAGCTGCACCCAGTGAACAATGCTTATGGTAAGAATGTTAACAAAATGCTCACTACTGTTGATCCAGCCATTGGTCAAAACCTCTTAAATGATCAACAGTTTGTGCCCTGTTCTATGGTGGAATGTCCAGCCACAATGGACATGCACTGTCAACTCTCAGTGCTGTCCCTTTTCTCAAAATCAATATATTTACAACTCTGTCCAGTACATGCAGTGCATATACTGTGTGTTAACCCTGTGTCTTGTCTCCCTGGATCTCCCTCCCTCatgccctccctcccctctctctgacgTCTGGGGTCCCCACACTAACGTCAGTGGCTCTTGCAATTACCCACAGTGCCCCTGGTTTGTCTGGGAAGAATGATGAGGATTGACGTCTTTCTAGCCATCTGccactctccctccttctccatccctctccctctctgttctttGAGAGGATTAAACGTGttggtgtgtctgtgcgtctTTGTATTATCACTGCCACTGCTGCAATATAtgtctttttctgtgtatgGGCCCTTATGTTATGAAACCTTTGGTTTATTACGATATTCCTATATTCAATAATTTCCTGGTCCACATCTATTCAAACAAGTACAACTTTATTGCAGTCTCTATTGGCTGTTGTTGACTTCTTGGCATATATAATTTCCTATTCCTGTTCCTCCGAAAccatttgaaatacaaaatgtagtAGTAATGCAAGAATAGGTATGATTCAGTTTAAACAATATTGCCTGCACATAAATTATATGGAAAACATAATTGtccaaagaaaaaatatgaaaatgcacagacacccatatgcacaaaaacagacagaaattatTATCCATTGAAATAaatctttaagattttattaattatacacacaactcaaaaataaaattaagacTGAGGGATTTGTGGGATAGTGGATGACCTTCCTTTCAGTAAGAAAGTCCATTGAAAAGCACAGGAGAAAACGATTTAAATcaatacaataataaattaacagataataaataacatgttaaataaatatatagatgaACTGAGTAACCAATAAACAAATACTGTTAATATATAGATCACAGATCTGAACAACTGCAGTGCCTTTGAGAACGAAAACAACTAACACCCATCATTTTAgacaaacaaccaaacaacaaattaaatataattaataatccTATCCCTGgtaataacaatattaacaacaataattacaatGATACTATGACTTTTAATAATAGCTATGCATTCTTCATATGATAAGCTGCAAAGATTGATCGTACTATGCAGGTACAGTGTGGTAGTGTGCAAATGTGATCTTGTTTGAAAAACTGGAATGTGTTTAGATGCAAAACCCAAGTGTTGGAGGGCATGTGTTATGTGAATGgggcaacaaaaaaaattgaaaattaagTACCAGAGCAACTGTTGATTGCAAAACTCTCTGCTTGCACGGTATGCAGTTTCACTCAAACACAGCCCTGGCTGGTGAAGAGCACACAGTCAAAATGCGCTGCTTAGCTCTGGAACAGCTATCCAGGCTTACTGCTCTGGGACAGCTACCCAGGCCTATTT
It contains:
- the fgf21 gene encoding fibroblast growth factor 21 — encoded protein: MPLSSFCSFTCNLCLFVFLVPFSLCFYVPGQSPLLSFSDQVRERHLYTENKRQGLFLEIAPDGSVRGTPIQTANSLLEFRSVRAGETVIKGVSTSLYLCVDSAGHLRGQRSYTEADCTFRELLLADGYTLFLSPHHGLPVSLPLKQSGQKHTPPFSQFLPVKNQLFAGVGREERPRENLQQIKDKMDVESDDPFGMELARIDSVLSPGFLSR